The following coding sequences are from one Halorubrum sp. BOL3-1 window:
- the phnC gene encoding phosphonate ABC transporter ATP-binding protein, translating into MLETENLGKTYPTGDEALRDVSVTIGGREVVAMIGPSGAGKSTFVRCVNRLVEPTTGSVRLDGRELTGVGEDELRNARRDIGMVFQEYNLVERLTVMENVLSGRLGYVSNWAALRRNFPPEDVERAYELLDLVGLDDMENKRVDELSGGQRQRVGIARAVVQEPKIVLADEPTSSLDPETSRDVMELLTDIAVERDVPVVINIHEVDLAEQYADRILGLHGGELVFDGPTADLTDESKGVIYRGEGPPESAATDSDRLSNGTGGEGTPEITGDGPTAGSGRLSAED; encoded by the coding sequence ATGCTCGAAACAGAGAACCTCGGGAAGACGTACCCGACGGGCGACGAGGCGCTCCGCGACGTGTCGGTCACGATCGGCGGCCGGGAGGTCGTCGCGATGATCGGCCCGAGCGGGGCCGGCAAGAGCACGTTCGTCCGGTGTGTCAACCGGCTCGTCGAGCCGACGACGGGGAGCGTCCGCCTCGACGGCCGCGAACTGACGGGGGTCGGAGAGGACGAACTCCGGAACGCCCGTCGGGACATCGGGATGGTGTTCCAGGAGTACAATCTCGTCGAACGGCTCACCGTGATGGAGAACGTGCTCTCCGGGCGCCTCGGCTACGTCTCGAACTGGGCCGCGCTCCGCCGGAACTTCCCGCCCGAGGACGTCGAGCGGGCGTACGAACTGCTCGACCTCGTCGGTCTCGACGATATGGAGAACAAGCGGGTCGACGAGCTCTCCGGCGGCCAGCGCCAGCGGGTCGGTATCGCGCGGGCGGTGGTCCAAGAGCCGAAGATCGTCCTGGCCGACGAACCCACGTCGAGTCTCGACCCCGAGACGTCGCGGGACGTGATGGAGCTGCTCACCGACATCGCCGTCGAACGCGACGTCCCGGTCGTGATCAACATCCACGAGGTCGACCTCGCCGAACAGTACGCCGACCGAATTCTGGGACTCCACGGCGGGGAGCTCGTCTTCGACGGTCCGACGGCCGACCTCACCGACGAGTCGAAGGGCGTCATCTACCGGGGCGAGGGGCCGCCGGAGTCGGCGGCGACGGACTCGGACCGACTGTCGAACGGCACCGGCGGCGAGGGCACGCCAGAAATCACCGGGGACGGGCCGACCGCCGGAAGCGGCCGCCTTTCGGCGGAGGACTGA
- a CDS encoding HVO_2523 family zinc finger protein, with amino-acid sequence MSDGTADDGGRPCPVCETPMYHRHCKYVCPDHGVVYDCSDTFY; translated from the coding sequence GTGAGCGACGGAACCGCGGACGACGGCGGCCGCCCGTGCCCGGTCTGTGAGACGCCGATGTACCACCGACACTGCAAGTACGTCTGCCCTGACCACGGCGTCGTCTACGACTGTAGCGACACCTTCTACTGA
- a CDS encoding cysteine hydrolase family protein, giving the protein MAFDPTGTAVVVVDMQNGFCHPDGSLYAEPSEAAVEPVTALVDRARDAGASVVYTRDVHPPDQFDETHYYDEFDRWGEHVVEGSWDAELVADLDVRDADHVVEKHTYDAFYRTDLEGYLDAHGVRDLLICGTLANVCVLHTAGSAGLRDYRPVVVEDALGYITDEHREYAVDHADWLFGETTARDDVAFASA; this is encoded by the coding sequence ATGGCGTTCGATCCGACCGGGACCGCGGTGGTCGTCGTCGACATGCAAAACGGGTTCTGTCACCCCGACGGGAGCCTCTACGCCGAGCCGAGCGAGGCGGCGGTCGAGCCGGTGACGGCGCTCGTCGACCGCGCCCGCGACGCCGGCGCGAGCGTCGTCTACACCCGCGACGTCCACCCGCCCGACCAGTTCGACGAGACCCACTACTACGACGAGTTCGACCGGTGGGGCGAACACGTCGTCGAGGGGTCGTGGGACGCCGAACTCGTCGCCGACCTCGACGTCCGCGACGCGGACCACGTCGTCGAGAAGCACACCTACGACGCCTTCTACCGAACGGACTTGGAGGGATACCTCGACGCCCACGGCGTCCGCGATCTCCTGATCTGCGGCACGCTCGCGAACGTCTGTGTCCTCCACACCGCGGGCAGCGCCGGGCTCCGAGACTACCGACCGGTCGTCGTCGAGGACGCGCTCGGCTACATCACCGACGAACACAGGGAGTACGCGGTCGACCACGCCGACTGGCTGTTCGGTGAGACGACGGCCCGCGACGACGTCGCCTTCGCGTCGGCGTAG
- the phnD gene encoding phosphate/phosphite/phosphonate ABC transporter substrate-binding protein, producing the protein MVNDTDGRTRPSSRRKFLLAGGAVTLAGLAGCSGGSGESGDAGAGLDGGDGSDGSDGSDGSDGGDGGEPGDPMLADDSEFEFSDPNWEENNYLLTAVAENDYFQGSKQDLENMRNRDIEEIAHGEPVQELPDDESEWVDPDPLIFVDKPGESGQAQFQETIQPLMDRIEEATGRSVKWQPVDSNAASVEALRSGRAHFGSVSTGTAGFAVNLGGAVPFTADVSPTGQFGYRLLAITRADEDDIQSVEDFARGDVNVAHSEPASNSGHQAPSALFDQYFDVTPDEDYEVDFSGGHDQTGRGIAVGDYDAGPICSTCLDDLIQANDDMSYDDFKVVWGSNPFPPGPLVHRYNLHPDLVEGIKEATIGTDWTGTDYAEQTGEAEFVPIDFKRVYHDIMVIQRYNDVEYESGSL; encoded by the coding sequence ATGGTGAACGACACCGACGGACGGACGAGACCGAGTTCCAGGCGGAAATTCCTTCTGGCCGGCGGAGCGGTTACGCTCGCCGGGCTGGCCGGCTGTTCCGGCGGGAGCGGTGAGAGCGGAGACGCCGGTGCCGGCCTCGACGGGGGCGACGGAAGCGACGGGAGCGACGGCTCTGACGGCTCTGACGGCGGCGACGGCGGGGAGCCGGGCGACCCGATGCTCGCGGACGACTCGGAGTTCGAGTTCTCCGACCCCAACTGGGAAGAGAACAACTACCTGCTGACGGCCGTCGCGGAGAACGACTACTTCCAGGGGAGCAAACAGGACCTGGAGAACATGCGGAACCGTGACATCGAGGAGATCGCCCACGGTGAGCCGGTACAGGAACTCCCCGACGACGAGAGCGAGTGGGTCGACCCCGACCCGCTCATCTTCGTCGACAAGCCCGGCGAGTCCGGCCAGGCCCAGTTCCAAGAGACGATCCAGCCGCTGATGGACCGGATCGAGGAGGCGACCGGCCGGTCGGTCAAGTGGCAGCCCGTCGACTCCAACGCGGCGTCCGTGGAGGCGCTCCGGTCGGGCCGCGCGCACTTCGGGAGCGTCTCGACGGGGACGGCGGGGTTCGCGGTCAACCTCGGCGGCGCCGTTCCGTTCACGGCCGACGTCAGTCCCACGGGCCAGTTCGGCTACCGGCTGCTGGCGATCACTCGCGCCGACGAGGACGATATCCAGTCGGTCGAGGACTTCGCGCGCGGCGATGTCAACGTCGCGCACTCCGAGCCGGCGTCGAACTCCGGCCATCAGGCGCCGTCGGCGCTGTTCGACCAGTACTTCGACGTGACGCCCGACGAGGACTACGAGGTCGACTTCTCCGGCGGCCACGACCAGACCGGCCGCGGAATCGCCGTCGGAGACTACGACGCCGGCCCGATCTGTAGCACGTGTCTGGACGACCTCATTCAGGCGAACGACGACATGAGCTACGACGACTTCAAAGTGGTCTGGGGCAGCAACCCGTTCCCGCCCGGTCCGCTCGTCCACCGCTACAACCTCCACCCGGACCTCGTGGAGGGGATCAAGGAGGCGACGATCGGGACCGACTGGACGGGGACCGACTACGCGGAACAGACCGGCGAGGCCGAGTTCGTCCCGATCGACTTCAAGCGCGTCTACCACGACATCATGGTCATCCAGCGGTACAACGACGTCGAGTACGAGAGCGGGAGTCTGTAA
- a CDS encoding phytoene/squalene synthase family protein, producing MVAQKQVARSKRIQRRTGKTFHVATRLLPQRIRHPTYVLYGFFRTADEVVDAEDTAPPAEQRAELDRLRAAALGEEQTDDPVLEAFAEVCERNDIPDEDVHSFVDAMASDIDTDRYETYADLEAYMDGSAAAVGRMMTAIMDLDSEGEAEALPHATKLGEAFQMTNFLRDVREDVVERDRIYLPLETLRRHGVSEQQILDLEFDEHVAAAIREEMTRTERLYEEGVAGIKYLPEDCQLAVLLAAVLYVDHHRLIRNRGYDTVSVTPELSFTRKISLLVRTRWKWQWNRDPEAVFYDMCTDFDPGRDRHGHGPHGAGVPQTD from the coding sequence ATGGTAGCGCAAAAACAGGTTGCCCGGAGCAAGCGGATCCAGCGCCGCACCGGGAAGACGTTCCACGTCGCCACCCGACTGCTGCCGCAGCGGATCCGCCATCCGACGTACGTGCTGTACGGGTTCTTCCGGACCGCCGACGAGGTCGTCGACGCCGAGGACACCGCGCCCCCGGCCGAGCAGCGCGCCGAACTCGACCGACTCCGGGCGGCCGCGCTCGGTGAGGAGCAGACCGACGACCCGGTGTTGGAAGCGTTCGCAGAGGTGTGCGAGCGCAACGACATCCCCGACGAGGACGTCCACTCGTTCGTGGACGCGATGGCGAGCGACATCGACACCGACCGGTACGAGACCTACGCGGACTTGGAGGCGTACATGGACGGCTCCGCGGCCGCCGTCGGGCGGATGATGACGGCGATCATGGACCTCGACTCGGAGGGAGAGGCCGAGGCGCTCCCGCACGCCACGAAGCTCGGCGAGGCGTTCCAGATGACGAACTTCCTCCGCGACGTGCGCGAGGACGTCGTCGAGCGCGACCGGATCTACCTCCCCTTGGAGACGCTCCGCCGTCACGGCGTGAGCGAGCAGCAGATCCTCGACCTGGAGTTCGACGAGCACGTCGCGGCCGCGATCCGCGAGGAGATGACCCGCACCGAGCGCCTCTACGAGGAGGGCGTCGCGGGCATCAAGTACCTCCCCGAGGACTGCCAGCTCGCGGTGCTGCTCGCGGCGGTGCTGTACGTCGACCACCACCGCCTCATCCGAAACCGCGGCTACGACACGGTGTCGGTCACGCCGGAGCTGTCGTTCACCCGGAAGATATCGCTGCTCGTCCGCACCCGCTGGAAGTGGCAGTGGAACCGCGACCCGGAAGCGGTGTTCTACGACATGTGCACCGACTTCGACCCCGGCCGCGACCGCCACGGCCACGGTCCTCACGGCGCGGGCGTCCCGCAGACGGACTGA
- the hisD gene encoding histidinol dehydrogenase — MDVRSVADLSPAERRAFFERDAGVEGVREDVRGIVERVREEGDVAVREFAEEFDGVAVGNIDVTDAAERAHEELADADDPVLDAVREAAANVRAFHERQRPEDWRDDFGGRELGRRFRPIDRVGVYVPGGAAAYPSSALMGVIPAVVAGVDHVAVATPPAEELNPVTLAAIHEAGADAVYQIGGAQAIGALAYGTETVTRAQKVVGPGNKWVTAAKSIVQGDVEIDFLAGPSEVLVLAGETADPGLVAADLVAQAEHDPNAAAVAVTDDADLADAVADAVDEQAAEREREEAIRAALDNEASGVLRARSMSEAVLFAEEYAAEHLSIVADDDEELLDRITNAGSVFLGPYSPVAAGDYAAGPNHVLPTNGGAKRYGGLSVDTFLRSSTVQRLDRDALDDLSGSITALAEAEGLEAHAESVRKRFE, encoded by the coding sequence ATGGACGTACGAAGCGTCGCGGACCTCTCGCCGGCCGAACGGCGCGCCTTCTTCGAGCGCGACGCCGGCGTCGAGGGGGTCCGCGAGGACGTGCGAGGCATCGTCGAGCGGGTCCGCGAGGAGGGCGACGTCGCGGTCCGCGAGTTCGCGGAGGAGTTCGACGGGGTGGCCGTCGGCAACATCGACGTGACGGACGCGGCGGAACGCGCACACGAGGAACTGGCCGACGCGGACGATCCGGTCCTCGACGCGGTCCGCGAGGCGGCCGCGAACGTGCGGGCGTTCCACGAGCGGCAGCGCCCCGAGGACTGGCGAGACGACTTCGGCGGCCGGGAGCTGGGCCGCCGGTTCCGCCCCATCGACCGCGTCGGCGTGTACGTGCCCGGCGGCGCGGCCGCGTACCCCTCCAGCGCGCTGATGGGCGTCATCCCGGCGGTCGTCGCCGGCGTCGACCACGTCGCGGTCGCGACCCCGCCGGCGGAGGAACTCAACCCGGTCACCCTCGCGGCGATCCACGAGGCGGGCGCCGACGCGGTGTACCAGATCGGCGGCGCGCAGGCCATCGGCGCGCTCGCGTACGGAACGGAGACGGTGACGCGGGCCCAGAAGGTGGTAGGCCCGGGCAACAAGTGGGTCACCGCCGCCAAGTCGATCGTCCAAGGCGACGTCGAGATCGACTTCCTCGCCGGGCCGAGCGAGGTCCTCGTCCTCGCCGGCGAGACGGCGGACCCGGGGCTGGTCGCCGCCGACCTCGTCGCGCAGGCCGAGCACGACCCGAACGCCGCCGCGGTCGCGGTCACCGACGACGCCGACCTCGCCGACGCCGTCGCCGACGCGGTCGACGAGCAGGCGGCCGAGCGGGAGCGCGAGGAGGCGATCCGGGCCGCGCTCGACAACGAGGCGTCGGGGGTCCTCCGCGCGCGGTCGATGTCGGAGGCGGTGCTGTTCGCGGAGGAGTACGCGGCCGAACACCTCTCGATCGTGGCCGACGACGACGAGGAGCTCCTCGATCGGATCACGAACGCCGGCTCGGTGTTCCTCGGCCCGTACTCCCCCGTGGCCGCCGGCGACTACGCCGCCGGGCCGAACCACGTTCTCCCGACGAACGGCGGCGCGAAGCGGTACGGCGGGCTCTCGGTCGACACCTTCCTCCGGTCGTCGACGGTCCAGCGGCTCGACCGCGACGCTCTCGACGACCTCTCCGGGTCGATCACCGCGCTCGCGGAGGCGGAAGGGTTGGAAGCGCACGCCGAGAGCGTGCGGAAGCGGTTCGAGTGA
- a CDS encoding Hvo_1808 family surface protein, whose translation MRRVLTLSTAAAAVAAVAVLCVAFTAGAAAAPDAGIVHSASGSGSAAPGDVPSASADECAPGNGTDLVGCWNGTHYEESVDFEETGGLNETQLGALTDLTMARVEHVRQRPFRGDVPVETVSRSEYVNGTASGGNGSEAFRRWNDQVWEALFVVGDDADANDEIDSVLGGAVSGFYSPAEDRIVIVVPDGESAEIDPSTLAHELLHAMQDQYHDLTDPRYVGVTQDGDLAADGIVEGEAVHVEERYADRCADNWTCAEAPEGGGGGGGGFSGNIGILQTVLQPYGDGALYVRELVDEGGWAAVNETMNDPPTSTAGVIHRNPGYETSEVGFEDAATGGWETYGDQGADGAETAGEASMFVMFWYQSAGIQFDGAYEYSVLDPDRSAGGNFNILLEADAQLQTRGVYNYAHPATDGWAGDELYPYRNGDRDGYVWATEWRTEADAAAFRDAYVRMLTAHGDGDYVEGTVYDVDDGDFPGAYGVERDGTSVTITHAPSPEGVLELRPDADLALPDTDGTDGGDGSDGTDGGDGSDGSDDTDGGSDDGDESGGSGENESDGGDGDSTGNSAPGFGVAAALVALVAALGLSARRST comes from the coding sequence ATGCGACGGGTTCTCACCCTCTCGACCGCGGCCGCCGCCGTCGCCGCGGTCGCCGTCCTGTGTGTCGCGTTCACCGCCGGCGCCGCCGCCGCGCCGGACGCCGGCATCGTCCACTCCGCGTCCGGCAGCGGGTCGGCAGCGCCGGGCGACGTACCCTCCGCGTCGGCCGACGAGTGCGCCCCCGGAAACGGCACCGACCTGGTCGGCTGCTGGAACGGGACGCACTACGAGGAGTCGGTCGACTTCGAGGAGACCGGCGGGCTCAACGAGACGCAGTTGGGGGCGCTGACGGACCTGACGATGGCGCGCGTCGAACACGTCCGACAGCGGCCCTTCCGCGGGGACGTGCCGGTCGAGACGGTTTCGCGGAGCGAGTACGTCAACGGCACCGCGAGCGGGGGGAACGGCTCCGAGGCGTTCCGACGCTGGAACGACCAAGTGTGGGAGGCGCTGTTCGTCGTCGGCGACGACGCGGACGCGAACGACGAGATAGACTCGGTGCTCGGCGGCGCGGTCTCCGGCTTCTACTCGCCGGCCGAAGACCGGATCGTCATCGTCGTCCCGGACGGCGAGTCGGCCGAGATAGACCCCTCGACGCTCGCCCACGAGCTGCTCCACGCGATGCAAGACCAGTACCACGACCTCACTGACCCGCGCTACGTCGGCGTCACCCAGGACGGCGACCTCGCGGCCGACGGGATCGTCGAGGGGGAAGCGGTCCACGTCGAAGAGCGGTACGCCGACCGCTGCGCGGACAACTGGACCTGCGCCGAGGCCCCCGAAGGCGGGGGCGGAGGCGGCGGCGGCTTCTCGGGGAACATCGGCATCCTCCAGACCGTCCTCCAGCCGTACGGCGACGGCGCGCTCTACGTCCGCGAGCTCGTCGACGAGGGGGGATGGGCGGCCGTCAACGAGACGATGAACGACCCGCCGACGTCGACGGCGGGGGTCATCCACCGGAACCCCGGCTACGAGACGAGCGAAGTCGGCTTCGAGGACGCGGCGACCGGCGGGTGGGAGACGTACGGGGACCAGGGGGCCGACGGCGCGGAGACCGCGGGCGAGGCGTCGATGTTCGTGATGTTCTGGTACCAGAGCGCCGGGATACAGTTCGACGGCGCGTACGAGTATTCGGTACTCGATCCCGACCGATCCGCCGGCGGGAACTTCAACATCCTCCTCGAAGCGGACGCACAGCTCCAGACCCGGGGAGTCTACAACTACGCGCACCCCGCGACGGACGGGTGGGCCGGCGACGAGCTGTACCCCTACCGGAACGGGGACCGCGACGGGTACGTCTGGGCGACGGAGTGGCGGACCGAGGCGGACGCCGCGGCGTTCCGCGACGCCTACGTCCGGATGTTGACCGCGCACGGCGACGGCGACTACGTCGAGGGAACCGTCTACGACGTCGACGACGGCGACTTCCCCGGCGCGTACGGCGTCGAGCGCGACGGAACGAGCGTGACGATAACCCACGCGCCGTCCCCCGAAGGCGTCCTCGAACTGCGGCCGGACGCCGACCTCGCGCTCCCGGACACCGACGGGACGGACGGCGGAGACGGAAGCGACGGGACGGACGGCGGCGACGGAAGTGACGGAAGCGACGACACCGACGGGGGGAGCGACGACGGCGACGAAAGCGGCGGGAGCGGTGAAAACGAAAGCGACGGCGGCGACGGCGACAGCACCGGCAACAGCGCGCCCGGGTTCGGCGTCGCGGCGGCGCTCGTCGCCCTCGTGGCCGCGCTGGGACTGTCCGCGCGACGGTCGACGTAG
- a CDS encoding nicotinate phosphoribosyltransferase: MSEFDIVDAAAVREGRATDAYFERTEAALEAAGRNPHVVAEVTADQFPDGEFELFAGLGNAVELLAGRDVDVHAIPEGRLFDGGPVMRIEGPYLAFARLETSLLGFLSHASGMATAALECRVAAPESQVLSFGARHVHPAMTAAVERSALVGGFDGFSHVAAGDLIGREASGTMPHALAICFGRGEQAAAWRAYDEGVPEGAPRIALCDTYSDEVGEVLRAVETLGDDLDGVRLDTTGSRRGDFRHIVREVGWELDARGHGDVDVYVSGGLGPGDLRELRDVVGGFGVGGYVSNADPVDFALDVVAVDGEPAAKRGKLSGAKDAYRTADGAHAVGLADRSGPEGAESLMEPVIRDGEVVDGDAFDLSAATERALADAETVGYESDQ, translated from the coding sequence ATGAGCGAGTTCGACATCGTCGACGCGGCCGCGGTCCGAGAGGGACGCGCGACCGACGCGTACTTCGAGCGGACCGAGGCGGCGCTGGAGGCCGCGGGGCGGAACCCCCACGTCGTCGCCGAGGTGACCGCGGACCAGTTTCCGGACGGGGAGTTCGAGCTGTTCGCCGGTCTCGGTAACGCCGTCGAGCTGCTGGCCGGCCGCGACGTCGACGTTCACGCGATCCCGGAGGGGCGGCTGTTCGACGGCGGGCCGGTGATGCGGATCGAGGGACCGTACCTCGCGTTCGCGCGGCTGGAGACGTCGCTTCTGGGGTTCCTCTCGCACGCGTCCGGGATGGCGACGGCGGCGCTGGAGTGCCGGGTCGCCGCGCCGGAGTCGCAGGTGCTCTCCTTCGGGGCGCGCCACGTCCACCCCGCAATGACCGCGGCGGTCGAGCGCTCCGCCCTCGTAGGGGGGTTCGACGGCTTCTCGCACGTCGCCGCCGGCGACCTGATCGGCCGGGAGGCGTCCGGGACGATGCCGCACGCGCTCGCAATCTGCTTCGGTCGGGGCGAGCAGGCGGCCGCGTGGCGCGCCTACGACGAGGGCGTCCCGGAAGGCGCGCCCCGGATCGCGCTGTGTGACACCTACTCCGACGAGGTCGGCGAGGTCCTCCGGGCCGTGGAGACGCTCGGTGACGACCTCGACGGCGTCCGCCTCGACACGACCGGCTCGCGGCGCGGCGACTTCAGACACATCGTGCGGGAGGTGGGGTGGGAACTCGACGCGCGCGGCCACGGGGACGTCGACGTGTACGTCTCCGGGGGACTCGGACCCGGGGACCTCCGCGAGCTGCGCGACGTCGTCGGCGGGTTCGGCGTCGGCGGGTACGTCTCCAACGCGGACCCGGTCGACTTCGCGCTCGACGTCGTCGCCGTCGACGGTGAACCGGCGGCCAAGCGGGGGAAGCTCTCCGGCGCGAAGGACGCCTACCGTACCGCCGACGGCGCCCACGCCGTCGGACTCGCGGACCGCTCGGGACCCGAGGGAGCCGAGTCGCTCATGGAGCCGGTGATCCGCGACGGCGAGGTCGTCGACGGCGACGCGTTCGACCTGTCGGCGGCGACGGAGCGGGCGCTCGCGGACGCGGAGACGGTGGGATACGAGAGCGACCAATAG